From the Takifugu flavidus isolate HTHZ2018 chromosome 12, ASM371156v2, whole genome shotgun sequence genome, one window contains:
- the numa1 gene encoding nuclear mitotic apparatus protein 1 isoform X5, whose product MSECCSLKKLDCDMEKEIANLTSSFVMESEGCVFLANGLDGHLARKYLPLGSDVFENSGITSSSNISTVSSFSEENSPIFRHRSKRKEVSFVELQPVASSSFSSSPLQDIMNTPKFQVRKLQRQMMNERDYRDGLERELSSKLSVIAQKETHINQLQHCLDKLKKEQINGEQAIREQITDLENKNKVLQMRLHEILKENKEAKSTSSLLEHKMDELTEENSILSSQVRTVRLQLAIFEAEVRSLTGNQASAEKEWKDKTSRLECNLNQVTTQKELLAEEIEILQGKISSLEDELNSISKEEVGENMGPIMEREIFETEMRNLKNELERAVCSLNEAELCIQAKTQQLVECQDQLTHQKDLLGQQEIRTRRLMEEKEEKLNNLQQELTEKEENMKDLNAKFSALSSLLIVKDKQMTSLREEMDTLEENSKRNQKELQNKDDMLASLTLEKCNEQQLLESQIQLFMVQVENLKLSLKQAEQEIQNKHNLVIETQRVNVQQQQLLQKQIAACEKDVQKLEKERDLKNDQLAILQNDSSCHIVSLEKEFEVLKDQLEILNNHLRKAEEQLQHEKVKLGKQEKESADQIQLLQEQLSTSENEMRAMKEQLVAREHQITTLHKQRFEQSQKFNEEINDLQNQIQFLRFSLTNAEKNMQTKENVFLEQKLWASRDMEVLQAQMGSSRQEVEVLDANISEEEQILLPKTANASHSELVQQEIDSLNKQMQTIGNSLDLTQKEFQTKGDAMAKQERDRFYQKELLQQQLMAAEEVKSLTKDSKEEQMIQLSSTNSTHLDLLHQNILQLDEQIVCLLSPWKDDDNTFKSKENEFEQNLHGTHDMEFHIKKIETSQGEIKRLMAEIGANKKDLTLLKTSTSVNWELLQQEIECLTIWIKSIKGLLGINRKWTRAKEAVLLMQEQEHILQTEELKKHNSVLEDGVTLLKEKLQTKEREIDMIQSEQSKESEMTSAEMQTLTDQIKMLNESVKSAVEQEDKLLLLARVLETSQEESKAKCLTAPVMETSVLAEQMTPLRTPCSKQSVLCQEEDLKSKEHLFFLKEKENTQLREMVQRLQEKLDEVEMQILSQEEQIEEKKEMNERTHLHLKSEESLLFFQSQLSALNIVMKEKDGNIKALKEELAAQAHVVHVLKEEHSKHIQILQQKIQQINEQVETASQKLVAKEQELLQMKRDSAQQLGILQQQLTSAKAEKKATCDLQLATHKDKEILMVRVGQAEKERRALENQLEALILQKDTLIQAKTAEHYKAQMEKAVSHYNKKKQLLQESQEEVTEIKQSLALKESQLQAALTDNKVLQLDLDKAQTNEKELLSLVASLEVQLASADQKLRAQNEIVGQGKSSQRSLSSDGMYKSSLGVHSSLREKRTISSDSLGQSSLEDSLNNARHFSTPDESSTPLIHSSERLAAKCRALGAESLETLYFTPINNRSAKENKREFVSGRESPASLVKRRRTTQVISITMTKNTPETPTSDRLIGLPGYRRSAVYSKSTGTFCVGAENEPDGAPEDWMRIAELQARNKACLPHLKSSYPVEFDTGSCHAFVFTDEELRTGDPADTIRRASMMPSQLQHSLSSHPLSPLMANSANTRSHRLSLMPGAPKTQLRSPKDTKRSSSLAPFLQRSPEKKGKAGCFPHPLTPKNKNVLSGPSNALLHPNLSLAERRQSTMFTIDNTPKNSSYLRKGLNKLRSSTRKSPCKGTKTSNAQNRGQENVPTKNTHTAVGRAGRKGKSPQLAPKGQKNSLWATSSKTAKSPRLTASACKECVSIKKEPLFGNL is encoded by the exons ATGAGTGAGTGCTGCAGCTTAAAGAAGTTGGACTGTGACATGGAG aaggAGATAGCAAACCTGACTAGCTCCTTTGTGATGGAGAGTGAAGGTTGTGTTTTTCTGGCCAATGGACTGGATGGACACTTGGCAAGGAAAT ATTTGCCCCTTGGCTCTGATGTATTTGAGAATTCAGGAATCACTTCAAGTTCAAACATTTCAACCGTATCATCATTCTCAGAGGAAAACTCTCCAATCTTCCGGCACCGAAGCAAACGGAAGGAAGTTTCATTTGTTGAACTGCAACCTGTTGCTTCTTCCtcattcag CAGTTCACCTCTACAGGATATTATGAACACACCAAAATTTCAGGTGAGGAAACTGCAACGACAGATGATGAACGAAAGAGACTACAGAGATGGGTTGGAGAGAGAGCTTTCCAGTAAGCTCAGTGTCATTGCACAGAAAG AGACTCATATCAACCAACTGCAGCACTGTCTAGATAAgctaaaaaaagagcaaattaATGGAGAGCAAGCGATCAGAGAACAAATTACAGATCTTGAGAACAAGAACAAAGT GTTACAAATGCGTCTTCATGAAATATTAAAGGAGAATAAGGAGGCCAAGAGCACCTCCTCACTTCTGGAACACAAAATGGATGAGCTAACTGAAGAGAACAGTATCCTGAGTTCCCAG GTGAGGACGGTACGCTTACAGTTGGCCATTTTTGAGGCAGAGGTTCGCAGCCTCACAGGAAACCAAGCATCTGCTGAGAAGGAGTGGAAAGACAAAACGAGTCGCCTGGAATGCAACCTCAACCAAGTCACTACTCAAAAG GAGTTACTGGCTGAAGAAATAGAGATCCTCCAGGGAAAGATCTCCAGTTTGGAAGATGAACTAAACTCTATCTCTAAGGAAGAAGTGGGAGAGAATATGGGGCCCATAATGGAG AGAGAAATATTTGAAACTGAAATGAGGAATTTGAAAAATGAACTGGAGAGAGCAGTTTGCTCCTTAAATGAGGCTGAATTGTGCATACAAGCTAAAACACAGCAGCTTGTCGAGTGTCAAGATCAACTGACCCATCAGAAGGATCTCCTGGGTCAACAGGAGATTCGGACTAGACGCTtaatggaagaaaaggaggaaaagttaAACAACTTACAACAGGAGCtcacagagaaagaggaaaatatgAAAGATCTCAATGCAAAGTTCTCTGCTCTGAGTTCTCTCCTGATTgttaaagacaaacaaatgaCCAGCCTTAGAGAAGAAATGGACACTCTTGAAGAAAACTCTAAAAGAAATCAAAAGGAACTTCAGAACAAAGATGATATGCTTGCCTCATTGACTCTTGAGAAATGTAATGAGCAACAATTGCTCGAGAGCCAAATCCAATTATTTATGGTCCAGGTAGAAAACCTTAAACTGTCTCTCAAACAGGCTGAACAAGAAATTCAAAACAAGCACAATCTTGTGATTGAAACACAAAGAGTGAatgtccaacagcagcagctactccAGAAACAGATTGCTGCCTGTGAAAAGGATGTTCAGAAgttggaaaaagagagagatctCAAAAATGATCAGCTTGCTATTCTCCAGAACGACAGCTCTTGCCACATTGTGTCACTGGAGAAAGAGTTTGAAGTACTAAAAGACCAACTGGAAATTTTAAATAACCATctcagaaaagcagaagaacaacTTCAGCATGAGAAAGTCAAGCTTGgaaagcaggagaaagagagCGCCGATCAAATACAGCTTCTACAGGAACAACTCTCGACCTCTGAAAATGAGATGAGGGCCATGAAGGAGCAACTGGTTGCACGAGAGCATCAAATAACCACATTGCACAAACAACGTTTTGAGCAGTCTCAAAAGTTTAACGAAGAGATCAACGATTTACAGAATCAGATTCAGTTTCTTCGGTTCTCACTAACGAATGCTGAGAAAAACATGCAGaccaaagaaaatgtgttccTTGAACAAAAGCTTTGGGCCTCAAGGGACATGGAGGTGCTCCAGGCGCAGATGGGATCATCTCGCCAAGAGGTTGAGGTGCTAGATGCAAATAtttctgaggaggagcagataTTGTTGCCGAAGACTGCAAATGCTTCACATTCTGAATTGGTACAGCAGGAAATTGACAGCCTCaataaacaaatgcaaactATTGGCAACTCTCTGGATCTCACCCAGAAAGAGTTTCAGACCAAAGGAGATGCGATGGCCAAGCAAGAGCGCGACCGCTTTTATCAGAAGGAGCTCTTGCAGCAACAGCTCATGGCTGCCGAAGAAGTAAAAAGTTTGACAAAGGACTCTAAAGAGGAGCAAATGATACAACTATCTAGTACAAATTCTACTCATTTGGATTTACTACATCAAAATATCCTCCAATTAGATGAGCAGATTGTGTGCCTGTTGTCCCCATGGAAGGATGATGATAACACTTTTAAGTCCAAAGAAAATGAGTTTGAACAAAATCTGCATGGCACACATGATATGGAATTCCACATCAAGAAAATAGAGACCTCTCAAGGTGAAATCAAAAGGTTAATGGCAGAAATTGGTGCCAACAAAAAGGACCTCACTTTGCTCAAAACCTCTACTTCTGTTAATTGGGAATTGCTCCAGCAAGAGATTGAATGTTTGACCATTTGGATAAAAAGTATAAAAGGTTTGCTTGgaatcaacaggaagtggactcgGGCAAAAGAAGCAGTGCTCCTCATGCAAGAACAAGAACATATTTTGCAGACTGAAGAACTTAAGAAGCACAATTCAGTTCTTGAAGATGGTGTTACTCTACTGAAGGAGAAGCTTCAaaccaaagagagagagattgacATGATACAATCTGAACAAAGCAAGGAGTCGGAAATGACAAGTGCCGAGATGCAAACTCTCACAGATCAAATAAAAATGCTTAATGAATCAGTGAAGAGCGCAGTAGAGCAGGAGGATAAACTTCTTCTGTTGGCTCGGGTCCTGGAAACTTCTCAGGAAGAAAGTAAAGCCAAATGTCTGACGGCTCCTGTAATGGAGACAAGCGTTCTGGCGGAACAAATGACACCATTGAGAACTCCTTGTTCCAAGCAGTCGGTGTTGTGTCAAGAGGAGGATTTGAAATCCAAAGAGCATCTCTTctttctaaaagaaaaagaaaacactcaaCTGAGGGAAATGGTCCAAAGGCTCCAAGAGAAACTCGATGAGGTGGAGATGCAAATTCTTTCACAAGAAGAACaaattgaggaaaaaaaagagatgaatgAGAGAACGCATCTCCATCTTAAAAGCGAGGAGAGCCTGCTGTTTTTTCAGAGCCAACTTTCTGCTCTCAACATAGTTATGAAggaaaaagatggaaacatAAAGGCTCTCAAGGAGGAGCTGGCAGCGCAAGCTCATGTGGTGCATGTGTTAAAGGAAGAGCactccaaacacatccagatTCTTCAACAGAAAATCCAGCAAATTAATGAGCAGGTTGAAACAGCGTCTCAGAAACTGGTGGCTAAAGAGCAGGAGCTCCTTCAAATGAAGAGAGACTCTGCCCAGCAACTGGGCattttgcagcagcagctcacctcaGCAAAGGCAGAGAAAAAAGCTACATGCGATCTGCAGCTTGCTACTCACAAGGATAAAGAGATACTGATGGTCAGAGTTGGCCAGGCAGAAAAGGAACGAAGAGCTCTTGAAAACCAACTGGAAGCTTTGATCCTCCAGAAGGACACACTCATCCAGGCCAAGACTGCAGAGCACTACAAGGCTCAG ATGGAGAAGGCAGTAAGTCACtacaataaaaagaagcaacttCTCCAAGAAAGCCAAGAAGAAGTAACTGAAATCAAACAGTCCTTGGCACTAAAAGAGAGTCAATTACAGGCAGCCTTGACAGACAACAAAGTGCTTCAACTTGATCTGGACAAGGCTCAAACCAATGAGAAGGAACTCCTTAGCCTGGTGGCCAGTCTGGAGGTGCAG TTGGCCTCTGCTGATCAGAAACTGCGGGCACAGAATGAGATTGTAGGCCAGGGAAAAAGTTCACAACGGTCTTTAAGCTCAGATGGAATGTACAAGTCAAGTCTCGGTGTTCACAGTAGCCTGCGTGAAAAGAGGACCATCAGCTCTGACAGCCTGGGCCAAAGCTCTTTGGAAGACTCTCTGAACAATGCAAG acatttctcCACACCTGATGAGTCCAGCACACCTCTCATCCATAGTTCTGAACGACTGGCGGCAAAATGCAGAGCGTTAGGTGCCGAGTCACTAGAAACGCTTTACTTCACCCCTATAAACAACAG AAGCGCTAAAGAGAACAAAAGGGAATTTGTTTCAGGAAGGGAAAGTCCAGCTTCATTAGTCAAGCGGCGCAGAACCACACAGGTGATTAGCATCACCATGACCAAG aaTACTCCAGAGACCCCCACTAGTGATCGGCTAATTGGTCTTCCAGGTTACAGGCGGAGTGCAGTTTATTCAAAGT CTACTGGGACATTCTGTGTTGGAGCAGAGAATGAGCCCGATGGTGCACCTGAAGACTGGATGAGGATTGCTGAGCTGCAGGCCAGGAACAAAGCCTGTCTTCCTCATCTAAAAAGCAGCTACCCTGTAGAGTTTGAT ACGGGCAGTTGCCACGCATTCGTTTTCACAGATGAAGAACTTCGTACCGGTGATCCAGCTGACACAATTCGCCGCGCATCCATGATGCCCAGCCAACTGCAACACTCGCTCTCTTCCCATCCTCTTTCTCCCCTGATGGCAAACTCTGCCAATACTCGTTCTCATCGTCTGTCATTGATGCCAGGAGCCCCAAAAACTCAGCTGAGAAGCCCAAAAGACACAAAGAGGTCTTCATCGTTGGCACCTTTTCTTCAAAGGTCACCTGAG AAGAAGGGAAAGGCGGGCTGCTTCCCCCATCCACTCACACCTAAAAACAAGAATGTGCTCAGTGGACCATCCAATGCTTTGCTCCATCCCAACCTGTCTCTA GCTGAGAGGAGGCAATCTACGATGTTTACTATTGATAACACCCCTAAGAACAGCAGCTACCTAAGGAAAGGATTGAACAAACTGCGAAGCTCCACCCGCAAATCTCCTTGTAAAGGCACCAAGACGTCAAATGCTCAGAACAGGGGTCAGGAAAATGTGCCTACAAAGAACACTCATACTGCAGTGGGACGAGCAGGCAGAAAGGGGAAGTCTCCCCAGTTGGCACCTAAAGGCCAGAAAAATTCTCTGTGGGCAACCAGTAGTAAGACAGCAAAGTCTCCCAGGCTGACGGCTAGCGCTTGCAAG